One window of Arvicola amphibius chromosome 6, mArvAmp1.2, whole genome shotgun sequence genomic DNA carries:
- the LOC119818065 gene encoding eukaryotic translation initiation factor 1-like — MSAIQNLHSFDPFADASKGGDLLPAGTEDYIHIRIQQRNGRKTMTTVQGIADDYDKKKLVKAFKKKFACDGAVIEHPEYGEVIQLQGDRHKNICQFLIEIGLAKDDQLKVHGF, encoded by the coding sequence ATGTCTGCTATTCAGAACCTCCACTCTTTCGACCCCTTTGCTGATGCAAGTAAGGGTGGTGACCTGCTTCCTGCTGGCACTGAGGATTATATCCATATAAGAATTCAACAGAGAAACGGCAGGAAGACCATGACCACTGTCCAAGGGATCGCCGATGATTACGATAAAAAGAAACTAGTGAAGGCGTTTAAGAAGAAATTTGCCTGCGATGGTGCTGTTATTGAGCATCCAGAATATGGAGAAGTAATTCAGCTACAGGGTGACCGGCACAAGAACATATGTCAGTTCCTCATAGAGATTGGACTGGCTAAGGACGATCAGCTGAAGGTTCATGGGTTTTAA
- the Guca2a gene encoding guanylin yields the protein MGQFSALLTAAMNTFLLSLLCLLGALAVLAEGVTVQDGDLSFPLESVKQLKDLQEEPKPQLVSHKRFAARLAQPVTPPLCRHPAFPEALKLVCKQPNAQEILRRLKAIAQDPNTCEICAYAACTGC from the exons ATGGGCCAGTTCTCTGCGCTGCTCACTGCTGCCATGAACACCTTTTTGCTCTCTCTGCTGTGCCTCCTGggtgccttggctgtcctggcagaGGGGGTCACTGTGCAG GATGGGGACCTCTCCTTTCCTCTGGAGTCAGTCAAACAGCTTAAGGACCTCCAAGAGGAACCAAAGCCCCAGCTGGTGAGTCACAAGAGGTTTGCCgccaggcttgctcagcctgtgacACCACCGCTGTGCAGGCACCCTGCCTTTCCAGAAGCTCTGAAGCTTGTCTGCAAGCAACCCAACGCCCAGGAGATCCTGCGGAGGCTGA AGGCCATCGCTCAAGACCCAAACACATGTGAGATCTGTGCCTACGCTGCCTGCACCGGATGTTAG